From one Trueperella pyogenes genomic stretch:
- a CDS encoding HAD family hydrolase: MNLAQPLIEHRPTKDFFVGIDSDGCAIDAMDIKHYECFTPCYIKYFDLQPISSLVRETAIFVNLLSTTRGMNRWVTLDLIFDRLKERPEVLERGVVLPEGTQLKAFLASGLPLSAGGIRQFADAHPSGEIDRCIAWGEGVNRMVEWMVHGCAPFPGVREAFELMSERADLMTVSAASTRFLEREWAEHGLDRYMQVMAGQEMGTKADHLRLAAKGKYDDDHILLIGDAPGDRAAAAAQGVAWYPIIPGQERQSWERLRVEAFDRFLSGSYHGEYEDSLMAEYDAVLLSTPPWKVIG; encoded by the coding sequence ATGAACCTAGCTCAACCACTGATCGAACACCGGCCGACGAAAGATTTCTTCGTCGGGATCGACTCCGATGGCTGTGCGATCGACGCGATGGACATCAAACACTACGAGTGCTTTACCCCGTGTTACATCAAGTACTTCGACCTCCAGCCCATCTCGTCCCTGGTGCGCGAGACGGCGATATTCGTCAATCTCCTTTCCACCACTAGAGGGATGAACCGCTGGGTCACCTTGGATCTCATTTTCGATCGGCTCAAGGAGCGCCCAGAGGTGCTAGAGCGCGGGGTGGTGTTGCCGGAGGGCACGCAGCTCAAAGCGTTCCTCGCCTCGGGTCTGCCGCTGTCAGCCGGTGGTATCCGGCAATTCGCCGATGCGCATCCCTCCGGCGAGATCGATCGCTGCATCGCGTGGGGCGAAGGCGTCAATCGCATGGTCGAGTGGATGGTGCACGGCTGTGCTCCGTTCCCTGGCGTGAGAGAGGCCTTCGAGCTCATGAGCGAAAGGGCCGACCTGATGACAGTTTCTGCGGCTTCCACCCGCTTCCTCGAGCGCGAATGGGCTGAGCATGGCCTCGACCGTTATATGCAGGTGATGGCCGGACAGGAGATGGGGACGAAGGCCGATCACCTGCGGCTGGCGGCAAAGGGCAAGTATGATGACGACCATATTCTCCTCATCGGCGATGCCCCTGGCGACCGGGCGGCCGCTGCCGCGCAAGGCGTGGCCTGGTATCCCATTATTCCTGGTCAGGAGCGGCAGTCGTGGGAACGGTTGCGCGTCGAAGCTTTCGACCGCTTCCTGTCCGGGAGCTATCACGGCGAGTACGAAGACTCGCTCATGGCGGAATACGACGCCGTCCTGCTGTCGACCCCTCCGTGGAAAGTGATCGGTTAG
- a CDS encoding glycoside hydrolase family 3 protein has translation MVDLNAKPFNLTQEDIDWVETTIESMSLDEKIGQLFVNMGASREEEYLTSVLKTYHIGAVRYNPGTAAEVWEQNRILQTAAKIPLLIAANTERGGDGAVTDGTYVGHAVKIAATNDPHYAYEMGRISGVEAAAVGCNWSFAPIVDIMRNWRNPIISTRAFSADPNQVLELSRQYMRGIMESGIMPTAKHFPGDGIDERDQHLSASVNSYSTQEWDETFGKVYQGLIDDGLPSIMVGHIMLPAYQKHFNPAMSEDDLLPATLSKELLTDLLRGKLGFNGVVVTDASHMVGLTGAMARKDLLPAAIAAGADLFLFFNDPDEDIAWMKKGYEDGVVTEQRLHEALERILGLKARLSLHKIPREELFPGKAEALARIGLPENTAVAGAVSEAGITLVKNKQAVLPISPTTTKRVLVVAVGGPANPISRAFGGGGAATHPADVVADKLRERGYEVTRHESLLDKLAAMSPDEQAQAVKNVYAGKAPIAALTDNYDLVLMVSKIDGLMQPTERVAWPATKGTVDIPWYVHEIPTIYVSTATPYALVDVPQVKTYINAYDDREDTLEILLNKLEGKSEFVGVSPVDAFCGKIDTRI, from the coding sequence ATGGTTGATCTCAATGCGAAGCCGTTCAACTTAACCCAGGAGGACATCGACTGGGTCGAGACTACCATCGAGTCGATGAGTCTGGATGAGAAGATCGGGCAACTGTTCGTCAATATGGGTGCCTCGCGCGAGGAAGAATATCTGACGTCAGTTCTGAAGACGTATCACATCGGAGCCGTCCGGTATAACCCCGGCACTGCTGCCGAGGTGTGGGAACAGAACCGCATCCTGCAAACAGCTGCGAAGATCCCGCTTCTCATTGCCGCCAATACCGAACGCGGCGGCGATGGCGCAGTCACCGATGGCACCTACGTCGGCCACGCAGTGAAGATCGCAGCTACCAACGATCCCCATTATGCCTACGAGATGGGGCGAATCTCTGGTGTGGAGGCCGCGGCAGTCGGCTGCAACTGGTCATTCGCCCCGATCGTGGACATCATGCGCAATTGGCGCAACCCCATCATCTCTACTCGCGCATTCTCAGCAGATCCCAATCAAGTTCTCGAATTATCCAGGCAATATATGCGTGGCATCATGGAGTCGGGAATCATGCCTACCGCCAAGCACTTTCCAGGTGACGGTATTGACGAGCGCGACCAGCACCTGTCGGCGTCGGTCAACTCTTATTCCACCCAAGAGTGGGACGAGACTTTCGGGAAGGTCTATCAAGGGCTGATCGACGACGGCCTGCCGTCCATTATGGTCGGACACATCATGTTGCCTGCCTACCAAAAGCACTTCAACCCGGCCATGAGCGAGGACGATCTGCTGCCCGCCACCTTGTCCAAAGAGCTTCTGACGGATCTGCTGCGTGGGAAGCTTGGCTTCAACGGGGTAGTGGTCACGGACGCCTCGCACATGGTGGGCCTGACAGGGGCAATGGCGCGCAAAGACCTCCTGCCTGCCGCCATTGCGGCCGGCGCAGACCTCTTCCTCTTCTTCAACGATCCAGATGAAGATATCGCCTGGATGAAGAAAGGCTATGAGGACGGCGTCGTCACTGAGCAACGCCTGCACGAGGCACTTGAGCGTATCCTAGGATTGAAGGCGCGCCTCAGTCTGCACAAGATACCACGCGAAGAACTTTTCCCAGGCAAGGCTGAGGCACTCGCGCGGATCGGCCTGCCAGAGAACACGGCAGTGGCAGGGGCAGTATCCGAAGCAGGAATCACGCTTGTGAAGAACAAGCAGGCGGTGCTGCCGATTTCGCCGACGACGACGAAGCGCGTGCTCGTCGTCGCAGTAGGCGGACCGGCCAACCCCATTTCACGAGCCTTTGGAGGCGGAGGAGCGGCCACGCACCCGGCCGACGTCGTCGCGGACAAGCTGCGCGAGCGTGGCTACGAGGTGACGCGGCACGAGTCGCTCTTAGATAAGCTGGCCGCGATGTCGCCCGATGAGCAGGCGCAAGCCGTGAAAAATGTCTACGCAGGCAAGGCACCGATCGCCGCGCTGACGGACAATTATGACCTCGTCCTGATGGTGTCCAAGATCGACGGCCTCATGCAACCCACGGAGCGAGTGGCCTGGCCGGCGACTAAGGGGACCGTGGACATTCCTTGGTATGTTCACGAGATTCCCACGATTTATGTCTCGACTGCGACGCCGTACGCCTTGGTCGACGTCCCGCAGGTCAAGACCTATATCAACGCCTACGACGACCGCGAGGACACGCTCGAGATCCTGCTCAACAAGTTGGAGGGCAAGTCTGAATTCGTGGGCGTGAGCCCTGTGGATGCCTTCTGCGGAAAGATTGATACGAGGATCTGA
- a CDS encoding MFS transporter — MFGDFGNDFTFILQAMFFTVFYTNVVGIQAAHVGTLLLVARLVDGFTDVAMGVLIDRMPLKDGADKFRRWIKYIAIPVALASALMYLSFTASFDSYAMKLVWMCATYFLWGSVFYTAINIPYGSMASVISDSPDHRAQLSVWRSTGATLAQLTIMSALPLVVFVTNEAGVSIISGPRMTYAAIACSILAVVCYAICYTLSTERIRATENATPVGIGSMLKTVLTNRALLGLICAALLLLVANLFLGQMLSYLFLNWFGDGKIVSVANLAGLLPALTLIVLAPLAAKRFGKAEVAATAMLTAGAILIGLWIMKLENVTLWIVGYAVAMFCIATFNYLIWAFIIDVIDYQEVRCGNRDDATVYSVYSWARKLGQALAGGLTGYALTWIGYDSTVAAQGLPQSQEVVNSIYTLANLVPGIGCVLVALALIFLYPLKRNVVENNVEILRAKRGADV; from the coding sequence ATGTTCGGTGATTTCGGCAACGACTTCACGTTCATTTTACAGGCAATGTTCTTCACGGTGTTTTACACGAACGTTGTTGGAATCCAGGCGGCTCACGTTGGCACGCTGTTGTTAGTTGCACGCCTGGTCGATGGCTTTACTGATGTTGCTATGGGCGTGCTCATTGATCGTATGCCGTTGAAGGACGGGGCAGACAAGTTCCGCCGTTGGATCAAGTACATCGCCATCCCCGTAGCTCTAGCCTCCGCCCTGATGTACCTCTCATTTACTGCCAGCTTCGACTCCTACGCAATGAAGCTGGTATGGATGTGCGCCACCTACTTCCTGTGGGGCTCTGTGTTCTACACCGCGATCAACATCCCCTATGGTTCGATGGCATCGGTCATCTCGGATAGCCCCGATCACCGCGCTCAGCTGTCGGTGTGGCGCTCCACTGGTGCTACCCTTGCCCAGCTCACCATCATGTCTGCGCTCCCGCTCGTCGTCTTCGTGACGAACGAGGCCGGCGTGTCCATCATATCGGGCCCGCGTATGACGTATGCGGCTATCGCTTGCTCGATCCTCGCGGTCGTCTGCTACGCCATCTGCTACACCCTTTCCACGGAACGCATCCGCGCCACGGAAAACGCCACGCCAGTGGGCATTGGCAGTATGCTCAAGACCGTCCTGACGAATCGTGCGCTGCTCGGCCTCATCTGTGCCGCCCTGCTTCTCCTCGTTGCGAATCTCTTCCTTGGCCAGATGCTGTCTTACCTGTTCCTGAACTGGTTCGGCGATGGCAAGATCGTCTCCGTGGCCAACCTCGCTGGTCTCTTGCCAGCATTGACGCTCATCGTTCTGGCTCCGCTCGCCGCTAAGCGTTTCGGCAAGGCCGAGGTTGCGGCAACGGCTATGCTTACCGCGGGCGCGATCCTCATCGGCTTGTGGATAATGAAGCTTGAGAACGTCACCCTGTGGATCGTCGGCTACGCCGTGGCCATGTTCTGCATCGCCACTTTCAACTACCTGATCTGGGCGTTTATTATCGACGTCATCGACTACCAGGAAGTCCGTTGCGGAAACCGTGACGACGCAACCGTGTATTCGGTCTACTCTTGGGCGCGCAAGTTGGGTCAGGCGCTAGCCGGCGGCCTGACTGGTTACGCGTTGACCTGGATCGGTTACGATTCGACGGTTGCTGCACAAGGGCTTCCCCAATCGCAGGAGGTCGTCAATTCCATCTACACGTTGGCCAACCTCGTGCCCGGTATCGGATGTGTTCTCGTGGCTCTCGCGTTGATCTTCCTCTACCCGCTCAAGCGCAATGTGGTGGAGAACAACGTGGAAATCCTGCGCGCTAAGCGCGGTGCCGACGTCTAG
- the uidA gene encoding beta-glucuronidase has protein sequence MLRVQESPSRQVKTLNGTWDFFVDSDNSGFERELYAGKLPTAVKMAVPASYNDVLIDTDIHDHVGYVWYQRSAYAPQYGADRLFIRFGSVTHAAVVWVNGVEVVRHVGGYLPFEADITELVKPGEQFTVTVCADNRLSWQTIPPGYVTRNSAGKDVQHYFHDFYNYAGIHRTVCLYTRPEAAVTDVTITTDIDGTTGVVNYDVTAGADVVVKVLDPAGTEVANGVGASGTLRIDNADFWAPGHGALYTLEIQAGTDLYPQRFGIRTVTIDDGVFMINGKPFYFRGYGRHEDNPIRGKQHDDVAMINDFDIMRWQGANSFRTSHYPYAEEVMEYADEQGWVVIDETPAVGLNMGLSGGIFNAQSFITYSDETVNAATQEAHAREIRDLIARDKNHPCVVIWSIANEPETNTEASRAYFEPLAQVAREADPTRPVGYVNVMLSTPDVEQITDLFDVIMLNRYYGWYVNTGELADAEAALRAEIDQWIADYPGKPIIFTEFGPDTLNGNKDFFRRPWSEEFQEDNIGMFIRVFDDYPQIQGEQMWNFADFQTTPGIMRVAGNKKGMFTRDRQPKLNAYTVRERWLRLKQEQGW, from the coding sequence ATGTTACGTGTACAAGAGTCCCCCTCCCGCCAGGTCAAGACGCTCAACGGAACCTGGGATTTTTTCGTCGATTCAGATAATTCCGGCTTTGAGCGAGAACTGTACGCAGGCAAGCTGCCCACCGCTGTCAAGATGGCCGTTCCCGCCAGTTATAACGACGTCCTTATCGACACCGACATCCACGACCACGTCGGTTACGTCTGGTATCAGCGCTCCGCTTACGCACCCCAATATGGCGCAGATAGGCTCTTCATTCGCTTCGGCTCCGTCACCCACGCCGCAGTCGTATGGGTCAATGGCGTTGAAGTGGTTCGGCACGTCGGCGGCTACCTGCCCTTTGAAGCCGACATCACCGAACTCGTCAAGCCCGGCGAACAGTTCACCGTCACCGTCTGTGCCGATAACCGCCTGAGCTGGCAGACCATTCCCCCTGGGTACGTCACTCGGAATTCTGCAGGCAAGGACGTCCAGCACTACTTCCACGACTTCTACAATTACGCCGGCATCCATCGCACTGTTTGCCTGTACACCCGCCCCGAAGCTGCAGTCACCGACGTCACCATCACCACCGATATCGACGGCACCACCGGCGTCGTGAACTACGACGTCACCGCCGGCGCCGACGTCGTCGTCAAGGTCCTTGACCCGGCGGGCACCGAGGTCGCGAACGGCGTGGGCGCTTCCGGCACACTGCGCATCGATAACGCCGACTTCTGGGCACCCGGCCACGGCGCCCTCTACACGCTCGAGATCCAGGCCGGTACGGACCTCTATCCACAGCGTTTCGGCATTCGTACCGTCACTATCGACGACGGCGTGTTCATGATCAACGGCAAGCCGTTCTATTTCCGTGGCTATGGCCGCCACGAGGATAACCCGATCCGCGGCAAGCAGCACGACGACGTGGCCATGATCAATGACTTCGACATCATGCGCTGGCAGGGCGCGAACTCCTTCCGCACCTCCCACTACCCATACGCGGAGGAGGTCATGGAATATGCCGATGAACAAGGCTGGGTCGTCATTGACGAGACCCCGGCAGTGGGCTTGAACATGGGGCTGTCAGGCGGCATTTTCAACGCGCAGTCCTTCATCACCTACTCCGATGAGACGGTCAACGCAGCCACCCAGGAGGCACACGCCCGCGAAATCCGCGATCTCATCGCTCGCGACAAGAACCACCCGTGCGTCGTCATCTGGTCTATCGCGAACGAACCCGAGACCAACACAGAGGCCTCGCGCGCCTACTTCGAGCCGCTCGCCCAGGTCGCCCGCGAGGCAGATCCGACTCGACCCGTTGGCTACGTCAACGTCATGCTCTCCACCCCCGACGTCGAGCAGATCACCGATCTCTTCGACGTCATCATGCTCAACCGCTACTACGGTTGGTACGTCAACACTGGAGAGCTCGCCGACGCCGAGGCCGCCTTGCGTGCCGAGATCGACCAATGGATCGCGGACTACCCCGGCAAGCCGATCATCTTCACCGAGTTCGGCCCGGACACGCTCAATGGCAACAAGGACTTCTTCCGTCGCCCGTGGTCCGAAGAGTTCCAGGAAGACAACATCGGCATGTTCATACGCGTTTTCGATGACTACCCGCAGATCCAGGGCGAGCAGATGTGGAATTTCGCTGATTTCCAGACCACACCGGGCATCATGCGCGTGGCCGGCAACAAGAAGGGCATGTTCACCCGAGACCGCCAGCCCAAGCTCAATGCTTACACAGTGCGCGAGCGCTGGCTGCGACTCAAGCAAGAACAGGGCTGGTAA
- a CDS encoding LacI family DNA-binding transcriptional regulator: MGKRKDVTIYDIARVAGVAPSTVSRAFTSPSRVSAKTLGHIHVVARDLGFHTEGSTYWDEQDPTALGIVLRNLANPVYSDILEGFQAGAKREGYSVIVVASNRSLRQEELAVDAIVTNVAGIAFPASRLSQRALSRFERTLPIVLVNRVSPGYTCVVADIAGGMTTTFEHLTSLGHREILYLSGSDESWVNAMRWRMICEIAPLFNLSVRQVKAHGSGLESGAAVAREWIDHPVSAVIAFNDFVAIGFMQALQRFGYCVPGDVSVIGIDNSVNCLLTQPSLTSLSSGGALIGEKAAELLIWQARNRSSTKRALHKVPAELTVRGSTGALR; encoded by the coding sequence ATGGGTAAGCGAAAAGACGTGACGATTTACGACATCGCGCGGGTCGCCGGAGTGGCGCCCTCGACTGTTTCGCGTGCCTTTACTTCGCCGTCGCGGGTGAGCGCGAAAACGCTGGGGCACATCCACGTCGTAGCTCGTGACCTCGGCTTTCACACTGAAGGTTCTACATATTGGGATGAACAAGATCCTACGGCTCTTGGCATTGTCTTGCGTAACTTAGCTAATCCGGTCTATTCCGATATCTTGGAGGGATTCCAAGCGGGAGCGAAACGCGAGGGCTATTCGGTGATCGTCGTTGCGTCGAACAGGAGTCTGCGCCAGGAAGAGTTGGCGGTGGACGCTATCGTTACGAATGTTGCGGGCATCGCCTTCCCCGCTTCGCGGCTTTCGCAGCGGGCGCTCAGTAGATTCGAACGCACCCTGCCTATTGTGCTGGTCAACCGTGTCTCGCCTGGCTATACCTGCGTAGTGGCGGACATTGCAGGTGGGATGACGACGACGTTCGAGCATCTGACCTCCCTCGGACACCGCGAGATCCTGTATTTGTCCGGCTCCGATGAATCATGGGTGAATGCGATGCGCTGGCGGATGATATGCGAAATCGCGCCGCTGTTCAATTTGAGCGTACGCCAAGTCAAGGCGCACGGCTCTGGCCTGGAGAGCGGGGCAGCGGTTGCGCGGGAATGGATCGACCATCCCGTCAGTGCCGTCATCGCATTCAACGACTTCGTAGCGATCGGCTTCATGCAGGCACTACAGCGATTCGGCTACTGCGTACCTGGAGATGTGTCGGTTATCGGCATCGACAACTCGGTCAATTGTCTGCTCACGCAGCCGTCGCTCACCTCGCTGTCCTCAGGTGGGGCACTCATCGGTGAAAAGGCTGCCGAGTTGCTGATCTGGCAGGCGAGGAACCGTTCGAGTACAAAGCGTGCATTGCACAAGGTACCTGCGGAGTTGACGGTGCGGGGGTCCACCGGCGCGCTCCGCTGA
- a CDS encoding type II toxin-antitoxin system RelB/DinJ family antitoxin: MKTASVNVRIREDVKARAEEILETMGIPRATAIDMFYRQIIMRGGIPFPVTIPAKLPARDVLSEAEFNSLMSAGYSQALSGDSEDIDAVFESLKKSL, translated from the coding sequence GTGAAAACCGCAAGCGTGAATGTGCGCATTCGAGAAGACGTGAAGGCGAGAGCTGAGGAAATCCTAGAAACTATGGGAATTCCGCGCGCCACGGCAATCGATATGTTTTATCGCCAAATCATCATGCGCGGTGGGATTCCCTTTCCAGTCACCATACCCGCCAAGCTTCCTGCTCGCGACGTGCTAAGCGAAGCGGAATTTAACTCTCTTATGAGTGCCGGATATTCTCAAGCACTTTCCGGCGATTCGGAAGATATTGACGCCGTGTTCGAGAGCCTAAAGAAAAGCCTTTAA
- a CDS encoding ABC-F family ATP-binding cassette domain-containing protein: MEITVPAINLDNISFSYSSIPLLDRISLHVGDGERACLIGSNGCGKTTLLRIASGDLIPERGTVKVDGIDTELFHVPSIEKFSGTVGDYLDAALHPLRIIAIQFDEVSARMGAGAYLGELGSNYDRLLAQMIAHDIWMLEARVAQVLAELGLEELTEARRNRSLNTLSPGQRGRLQLATTLIMKPEILIMDEPTNHLDTEAVSFLTQTVNNWDGAVLMASHDRAFIEDTATVIYDMDVDAWNALAKADGSDGVVGLYRCAGDYSNYLVEKTSARRQHAELHATQQTEKRKLQKHRQSAGKISRGGVRLATAEGKAKKFFADRAAATAKRRMQNDDKRLETLTDQEVRKPRSYDLSFHFEQPLNRTGIAVSARRAAVQQRLAPVSFDLAHGEHLLVTGANGSGKTTLLNWIFTEKPPADARASGTIMRGKPVSLVPQHLPKKHDPGFTTHIWRNGIGEAGKGILHPSMWAVPIPELSAGNQRRAQIAVALSAAPAILIIDEPTNYLDLITVQALEEALTEWKGTLVIASHDLWLISHWQGRRIHTR; this comes from the coding sequence GTGGAGATCACTGTGCCTGCCATTAACCTCGACAATATTTCGTTTTCTTACTCATCTATCCCACTGTTAGACCGCATCAGCTTACATGTTGGCGACGGTGAACGTGCCTGTCTGATCGGTTCCAACGGGTGCGGCAAAACCACACTGCTACGCATTGCGTCAGGCGACTTGATACCAGAGCGAGGAACAGTCAAAGTCGACGGTATAGACACAGAACTTTTCCACGTGCCTAGCATTGAAAAATTCAGCGGGACTGTCGGAGATTATCTCGACGCCGCGCTGCATCCGTTACGAATTATCGCTATTCAGTTCGACGAGGTTTCTGCTCGAATGGGGGCAGGAGCATATCTTGGCGAGCTGGGGAGCAACTACGACCGCTTACTTGCTCAGATGATAGCTCATGATATCTGGATGCTAGAGGCTCGCGTTGCTCAAGTATTAGCAGAGCTGGGACTGGAAGAGTTGACTGAAGCAAGGCGTAACCGAAGTTTAAACACGCTGTCTCCCGGTCAACGTGGTCGTCTCCAACTGGCAACGACACTTATCATGAAACCTGAAATATTGATTATGGATGAACCTACCAACCATCTTGATACGGAGGCGGTCAGCTTTCTAACCCAGACGGTCAATAACTGGGATGGTGCTGTCCTTATGGCCAGCCACGATCGGGCGTTCATCGAAGACACTGCCACAGTCATCTACGACATGGACGTGGACGCGTGGAATGCGCTGGCAAAAGCCGACGGTAGTGACGGCGTCGTTGGCCTTTACCGGTGCGCAGGTGACTACTCCAACTATCTAGTTGAAAAGACTAGCGCGCGGCGTCAACATGCTGAACTACATGCAACGCAACAAACCGAAAAACGTAAGTTACAAAAACATCGGCAATCAGCCGGCAAGATTTCTCGAGGCGGCGTTCGGCTGGCTACTGCTGAGGGGAAAGCAAAGAAGTTCTTCGCCGACCGCGCTGCTGCGACGGCGAAACGCCGGATGCAAAACGACGACAAGCGGTTGGAAACCTTGACTGACCAAGAGGTACGTAAACCCCGTAGCTATGACTTGTCGTTCCACTTTGAGCAGCCACTCAACCGCACAGGAATAGCCGTATCTGCCAGACGAGCAGCCGTACAGCAACGCCTCGCACCTGTCAGTTTCGATCTTGCGCACGGCGAGCACTTGCTCGTCACCGGTGCAAACGGCTCTGGGAAAACCACGCTGCTGAACTGGATCTTCACCGAAAAGCCACCTGCAGATGCGCGGGCCAGCGGGACCATCATGCGTGGCAAACCGGTCAGTCTTGTTCCGCAGCATCTGCCTAAAAAACACGATCCGGGATTCACCACACACATCTGGCGAAACGGAATCGGAGAAGCAGGGAAAGGCATTTTGCACCCGTCAATGTGGGCAGTTCCTATCCCAGAACTGTCGGCAGGTAACCAACGCAGAGCACAAATCGCGGTAGCACTTTCAGCAGCACCGGCCATACTTATCATCGATGAACCAACCAACTATCTCGATCTCATCACAGTGCAAGCGTTGGAAGAAGCGCTAACAGAATGGAAAGGAACACTGGTCATCGCCAGCCACGACCTGTGGCTCATTAGCCACTGGCAAGGCAGACGAATCCATACCCGTTAA
- a CDS encoding FAD-dependent oxidoreductase, with protein MDLTLDLLVIGFGKAGKTLAMKRAAAGDRVAIVEQSPAMYGGTCINIACVPTKRLLVESARGTDFPAARQDRNAFIAKLNAANKKMVEDKDVLIIDGFATFTGPKTVQVADLSVTAETIVINTGARSNVAVEGKIHDSTSIQQIESRPDTLAIIGAGPIGLEFATMFNQFGSQVTVYTGERPFLPAYDPDIAEEVQSHLAAQGITFVAERVADPNTLDDDAVLVATGRKPVIDDLGLDAAGIAYTDEGIAVDEYCQTNVEGVYAAGDVNGGPQFTYVSYDDHRVILSHRWGDRSRSRTGRVIPTTIFTNPPLSQVGMSEQEAKASHRVSIRKAKIADLAIVPRPKIEKHPEGVAKFIVDEDTDAILGATLFCVDSHELINTVALAIAHGLTAKQVGDAIYTHPATSEVFNALLASS; from the coding sequence ATGGATCTTACACTTGACCTGCTCGTTATCGGCTTCGGCAAAGCCGGTAAGACTTTAGCGATGAAACGAGCCGCAGCCGGGGACCGCGTAGCCATCGTGGAGCAGTCCCCCGCGATGTACGGGGGTACCTGCATCAATATCGCCTGTGTGCCAACGAAACGGCTCCTGGTCGAGTCTGCACGCGGCACAGATTTTCCGGCAGCCCGCCAAGATCGCAATGCATTTATTGCCAAGCTCAATGCAGCTAACAAGAAGATGGTTGAGGATAAGGATGTTCTCATCATCGACGGTTTTGCCACATTCACTGGGCCGAAAACCGTGCAGGTGGCGGATTTGAGCGTGACAGCCGAGACGATCGTCATCAATACCGGGGCTCGCTCCAACGTGGCGGTAGAGGGAAAGATTCACGATTCGACCTCAATCCAGCAGATTGAATCTCGCCCGGACACCCTGGCGATCATCGGAGCTGGCCCCATTGGCCTCGAGTTTGCCACGATGTTTAACCAGTTCGGTTCCCAGGTCACTGTGTACACCGGGGAGCGTCCTTTCTTGCCCGCCTATGACCCGGATATTGCCGAGGAGGTTCAGTCACATCTGGCCGCCCAGGGGATCACTTTCGTAGCCGAGCGGGTAGCTGACCCGAATACGCTCGATGACGACGCCGTCCTCGTGGCCACCGGCCGCAAACCTGTTATCGACGATCTCGGCCTAGATGCTGCGGGCATTGCTTATACCGATGAGGGGATTGCGGTCGATGAGTACTGCCAGACTAACGTCGAAGGGGTCTACGCGGCAGGAGACGTGAACGGCGGTCCACAGTTCACCTATGTTTCCTACGACGACCACCGGGTTATTCTCTCCCACCGCTGGGGCGATCGCTCCCGATCCCGCACTGGCCGGGTTATCCCGACGACGATCTTCACCAATCCCCCGCTATCGCAGGTGGGCATGAGTGAGCAAGAAGCGAAGGCCAGCCACCGCGTTTCCATCCGCAAGGCGAAGATCGCGGATCTCGCGATCGTCCCGCGCCCGAAGATTGAAAAGCACCCTGAGGGGGTTGCCAAGTTCATCGTGGACGAGGATACGGATGCCATCCTCGGCGCTACCCTGTTCTGCGTCGATTCCCACGAGCTCATCAATACTGTTGCATTAGCTATCGCCCACGGTTTGACGGCGAAACAAGTTGGCGACGCTATTTACACTCATCCCGCTACCTCGGAAGTGTTTAACGCGCTCCTCGCCTCAAGCTAA
- the rpmF gene encoding 50S ribosomal protein L32 codes for MAVPKRKMSRSNTRSRRSQWKAELTELQPVRVGGVEKRIPRRLAKAAQKGLVG; via the coding sequence ATGGCAGTTCCTAAGCGAAAGATGTCCCGTAGCAACACCCGCTCTCGCCGCTCCCAGTGGAAGGCCGAGCTCACCGAGCTCCAGCCCGTCCGCGTTGGTGGCGTTGAGAAGCGCATCCCACGTCGTCTTGCCAAGGCAGCTCAAAAGGGTCTCGTGGGCTAG
- a CDS encoding IMPACT family protein, whose amino-acid sequence MTELRLASPDLRAEIEIKRSRFIALARRVTTVDEARTLLADARSEFPDARHHCSAYVVSVADAQPILHSSDDGEPSGTAGRPMLDVLTGHGITDIAVVVVRYFGGTLLGTGGLVRAYSYAVRAVLSGAPVVEQIVRPLARVSVLHASAGKLEADLRGRGYDVVSVDYGPTRVHIDVAHEAGFESELAEISAGSARAEDIGVVIREAPIGTLPTWRMPC is encoded by the coding sequence ATGACCGAATTACGCCTAGCTAGTCCCGACCTGCGTGCCGAGATCGAGATCAAACGTTCCCGTTTCATCGCGCTCGCTCGGAGAGTGACAACGGTCGACGAGGCTCGCACACTCCTCGCCGACGCACGCAGCGAGTTCCCGGACGCACGCCACCATTGCTCTGCCTACGTCGTCTCCGTGGCGGATGCCCAGCCGATCCTGCATTCTTCCGACGACGGCGAGCCGTCTGGCACTGCGGGCCGCCCGATGCTCGACGTCCTCACCGGCCATGGCATAACTGACATTGCGGTCGTCGTCGTACGATACTTTGGCGGCACGCTGCTGGGCACCGGCGGGCTCGTCCGCGCCTACTCCTATGCCGTGCGCGCAGTTCTTTCTGGGGCACCCGTCGTCGAGCAGATCGTCCGTCCCCTCGCGCGCGTGTCGGTGTTGCACGCGAGCGCGGGCAAACTGGAGGCGGATCTGCGCGGGCGAGGCTACGACGTCGTCAGCGTGGACTATGGGCCAACTCGTGTGCACATAGACGTCGCACACGAGGCGGGATTCGAGTCCGAGCTGGCAGAGATAAGTGCTGGGTCGGCGCGAGCCGAGGACATCGGCGTCGTCATTCGGGAGGCCCCTATTGGGACATTGCCCACATGGCGAATGCCATGTTGA